Within Ovis aries strain OAR_USU_Benz2616 breed Rambouillet chromosome 11, ARS-UI_Ramb_v3.0, whole genome shotgun sequence, the genomic segment aagacttggtgcagccaaataaataggtaaataaattttaaaaaaagatcagtaGTGTTCTCAGGACCACACAGTTGGTGGGTCTGAATCTAAGACTCCAACCATAAcccaaattctttctttttatttctcatccTGCCATTGGACGAAgccaggaattttaaaaaatcaaatcacaGGTTCTGAGAACGTCTTGGCGATGCCCACCTCCCGGGGCTGGaagtcctcctcctccaggccccaGCGGGCCCTGTGGAAGCGGTAATACACCAGGTTCTGCTGCATGACATTGTCTTCCGGGTCGAAGAGCATGTAGCTGGCGGCGCTGCGGGCGGCCTGGCGCACGTCGTTCACTGCAGGCAGAACAAGAGTGAGGAGTGGCCCCTGGCACGTCCCCCTTCTTCAGAGATAACCCTCACCTAACCCATCCCCAGCTCCCAATTTAGTCCAGTGCCCCTGGACCCCCAGCTGCCTCCCAGAATACCCTACTCAATAACAACACAAACTAGAGTGTATTGAGCAATTACCCGTTGCCCTGTGTAACTCACTTAAGCCTCACTGTTATTGTCATCCTCATATTATAGACAACAAatccaaggcacagagaggttaggtaaacTGGTCAAGTTCACACAGCTGGAGAATGAAGGCACTGGGGAATCAGAGGCTGCTGTCCCAGCCTTCAGTCTCTTTGCCAACTGGACCCCAAAGGGTCTCCTGGCCCCTTGTTCTTCAGCTCTTCCTCTCCAACTCCAGCCTGTCTGAATTTTGGCATCTCTGAGTTGATGCCAAACTCATCTCTTAGCCCCAGCTAAAATCTCCCTCAAGTGAGGAGAGCCTTAAGGCCTGGTGCTACTTTTTATTAGCCAGGTGACTGACTCATGGCCCCCTGCCCTCTGTGAGCCTtggcttcctcatctgaaaaatgggtccAATAACATCAGCTACTGGTAGTTTGTGAGAGGGTCCAGCAGGGCTCTGTAAACTGTCAAGTACTGTGCAGTGGTCGACTATCTCGTCCTTCACCTAAGAGGCCCTCGAATTCTCCCCAGAGGCTGCTCTCAGCTTCTCACCTGCCCCCACTACCCTCCCATCGCCAGGGATCCTCAGATCTGACTCGGTTTCGCCCCTAGTGCAGTGCTCCCCCTTGCCCCAAGCCCACCGGGAGGCTCACACTTGTAGTAGGCAAACTGCAGGTAGTGATACATGGTGGCCACGAACTTCTCCACGAAGTAGCCGCCCACATTGGGGGTCAAGTTGGCTTCACAGTCCACCTTACACTGCAGGGATTCTGCAAAGAGATCTTGCGGGGAAGGGGGAAGGCAGCAGTGAGGAGTCGGTGTGCAGAACAGCTCCAGCCTGCagacagggatgacagagatgaCCTCCAACCCCAGATCTGTCTGCTGATGTCACAAGACAGTAAAGTGACAAGATATGCTGGGGAAGACTACTGTGGACTGGACTGACTTACCACCCCCACAGCTGACCTGCCACCCTAAAGCCACAGGAAGCCAGGGCTCTCTGGAAGAATGGCAGGGGAGGTGTGGAGGTGGACTAAAGCCCAAATATAGACGCTCAGGACAGTCTTTTCTGCCCCTGCTGATGGACTCCGCCTTTAGCCATCCCCAGACCAGCTGTGTTTCTGGCCCCAAACTGCTTTCTGCACACACCTGCTGAGCTGATTCCCACCTCAGCACCTTTGCACCTACATCACCCTCTGAAGGTCCATGGACCCAGCCTCTCCTGATCCTTTTGGGAAGTCACTCCTCGCTACACCCATGCCTGGCACCTTGGACACTCTCCACTGTGTCTCCTTCACCCAGGGTGGCAGGTGATCTGTTAGCCTCTGTCAGCCAACTGAAGGCTCTGAGGTCCGGATAACAACTTATGCCTGTCTGCCTCCCAAGCActtaagaaagtgttagtcactcagttgtgtctgactttttgtaaccccatggactgaaactctccaggctcctctgtccatggaattctcctggcaatactgaggtgggttgccagtttctcctccaggagatcttcccaacccagggatcgaacctaggtctcctgctttgcaggcagattccttaccgtctgagtcactagggaagaaGCCCAAAGCACTTAGGAGGCCTCTAGAAATGCGTGTGGAATGAATATTTGTGTCAAGGGGCCTTAGCAGTTCTGGGCCCTGTGGGTGTGAGGGATGCCCACTGGGGTCTGGGTGGAATGTACCTGCTATGGCTGGGTAGAAGTCCTTGAAATCCACCTGCTCGTGGGCCCCCTCGCAGCCAGCCAGACACCGGGCAAAGACAGCCAGGTACTCAGCCAGGGCCCGCTCCATGTCCTCGGTGCTCCCGCGGAAATCTCCGCTGTTGTAGAGCTTCACAGCCCGGAGGAACACCGCCTGGAGGGAGGGGGACACGCAGGAGGGTCAAGGGGATTCGAACACCTCCCCCTTCTCCACCGGCGCTATACCGGGACGCAACTCGGGACTTATGGAGTTACGTCGGGGCGGGTCCTACGCCCGACATCCCACCTCGTATGGCTGGGCCTCCAAGTCTGTGAGAGGCTCGTCGGCGGCGTCCAGTAGTCCGCGATAGTAGCTGAGATACTTGGCGGTGAGCTCATGCTTCGGGTTCCTCTGGAGGAAGGTGTAGGCCGCGGCCACCGCCTTCTCCAGCCGGTTAGCCTGCAGGGTGGGGACGGAGCGGGTCAGCAGAGCCGGAGTCCGCCACCCGGAGCGCGCGCGAGGGATCGGCGGTCGGGCTGCTGAGTAGAGAGCCGCGCTCTTCGCGACCCGACCGGGCAGCCGGCGCGCACCTTGAACTGAGCATAGTGCAGGTACTGGTAGGGCAGGCGGCTCTGGAAGTCGCGCAGCAGCTGGCGCGGCGGATAGGGCACCTGGAAGGCGGGCAGGGAACGCTTGCAGCGCCGTAGGCAGGCGGCGCGCTCCAGGACGTGGCCGAAGAGTCGTAGCTCGCGGGCCCACTCTTCGCCGCCGTCGGGCCCGAGGGGCGCGGGGCCCGGGGGCGCGGCGGCGGGCGGCGCGGGGCCGCTGCAGTTGGCGTGGCAGAAGGCCTCGCTGTCCCGCAGCAGCCGGTGCAGCCGCAGCGCCGCCTCGAGGTAGCGCGCGCTCTCGCGCCAGCTCTCGCCCTCGTACTGCTCCAGCGCGTGCCCGTAGGCCGCGGCCAGGGGCATCAGGTCCTCCGGCGGGAAGCCCCGAAAGCTGTACTTCTCGTACTGCGCCCCGGCGCTgcccagcagcagccacagcagcccCCACGCCGCCCGAGCCATGCCCGCTCCGCGCCGGCCGGCTCTCCCCGCCGCGAGCAGGCGTCCGGGTCCCGCTGGCTGGCAGGGCGGGCGGGCTCAGGGGCCGGGGCTTGGCCGGCGCGCCCGCTGGGTCTTAGCGCCGGgcactgggggcggggaggggtgggggcggctGCGAGGCGGGGTGTGGCTTCAGTCAGATCCCCCAAGGGGCCGAGGGACCTCCGCTCTTTTCAGAGAGCCGACACTATCCTGAATCCCTGACCTCCTGCCCTTGGGGGTCCTCCCCTCAGCAGATGGTGTGAGTGTGAGGAACGCTTCCGGCCAGGATGGGGAGCCCAGAAAGCCCCTTCCACGCAAAGgcggtcccccccacccccgccttaaGATAGAGAAATTGAGGGAAGTGTCACCTCCCTCTAGTTTGCCGAAGCCCTGAAACCCGCTCTTCCATCCATCACAGCGGTCCTTCTGCTcactccccactcccagcccccaaGAGGTGACCCCAAGGGTACCCTCCAGCCCGCGACAGGGAAGCACATCCCTGGTTTCACCCTGCACACCCTCCACTCTCACCACCTCCTATTCGATCCCCATCCCCACGTCAGAAAGTCCTCTCTGGCAGTCCAGCTTTTGCAGGACAAAGCAGCTCGTTTCGGCAGCGGCTGTCCCTGGgacagagaggtgggagggagcacTGAGATCGCCTCCCCGCCCCCGATTCTGGAGCCTCACCAGTCACCTGGAGAGGCCTAAATTGGGGGTTGCCTCCCAAACAAGCAAGGAATGCCTCAGCCCGACTTTAGGACCCGGGGggctccaggaaaaaaaagactaggaacttttctatttttttctgtctgcTCCGCTGTCTCAACTTTCCCGAACTTCCCTACCCCTCCAGGCCCCTCGTCTCTGGgcccccagggtgggggtgggcgcaAATCTGGAGGGCTTAGCGGTGCTTTCCTCCGACTCCAGCAGCCTGGCCCTCCTCCTGTTCCACCCGTCTTGCCCCCGCCCCGCCAGCTCAACCTCCCCAGCCCCCATTCCACGTGGACCAgccagggcgggggtggggatgcGGCACAGGAAGAGGGGGAGCCAGCCCtgggagaagaggggaaggagtCTGGCGGCCGCCGCTCTCTCTCTCGCCCTCACTGCCGGCCGTCCCAGCTCCAGGCACCATGCTCCGCGCGGGCCCCCCCAGCCACATCCTCCTCCGGCTCCCCCTgctgcagttgctgctgctgctgctgctgctgcaggccgtggggagggggctgggccgCGCCAGCCCGGGCGGGGGCCCCCTGGAAGATGTGGTCATCGAGAGGTACCACATCCCCAGGGCCTGTCCCCGGGAAGTGCAGATGGGGGATT encodes:
- the P3H4 gene encoding endoplasmic reticulum protein SC65 isoform X1, with protein sequence MARAAWGLLWLLLGSAGAQYEKYSFRGFPPEDLMPLAAAYGHALEQYEGESWRESARYLEAALRLHRLLRDSEAFCHANCSGPAPPAAAPPGPAPLGPDGGEEWARELRLFGHVLERAACLRRCKRSLPAFQVPYPPRQLLRDFQSRLPYQYLHYAQFKANRLEKAVAAAYTFLQRNPKHELTAKYLSYYRGLLDAADEPLTDLEAQPYEAVFLRAVKLYNSGDFRGSTEDMERALAEYLAVFARCLAGCEGAHEQVDFKDFYPAIADLFAESLQCKVDCEANLTPNVGGYFVEKFVATMYHYLQFAYYKLNDVRQAARSAASYMLFDPEDNVMQQNLVYYRFHRARWGLEEEDFQPREEARLYHNQTAELRELLDFAHMYLQSDDEVRGPLPYRPGGPLCQSCCEAGAFYLCLACTCPPLPALGSHAPLLYTSESRFSWTQVWWCLLQEALATCPGSVFWVCRAHYDPPCLPGPELFAALIHLTPPLSPASLLENCAPGQFSSVQFSRSVVSDSAIP
- the P3H4 gene encoding endoplasmic reticulum protein SC65 isoform X2, encoding MARAAWGLLWLLLGSAGAQYEKYSFRGFPPEDLMPLAAAYGHALEQYEGESWRESARYLEAALRLHRLLRDSEAFCHANCSGPAPPAAAPPGPAPLGPDGGEEWARELRLFGHVLERAACLRRCKRSLPAFQVPYPPRQLLRDFQSRLPYQYLHYAQFKANRLEKAVAAAYTFLQRNPKHELTAKYLSYYRGLLDAADEPLTDLEAQPYEAVFLRAVKLYNSGDFRGSTEDMERALAEYLAVFARCLAGCEGAHEQVDFKDFYPAIADLFAESLQCKVDCEANLTPNVGGYFVEKFVATMYHYLQFAYYKLNDVRQAARSAASYMLFDPEDNVMQQNLVYYRFHRARWGLEEEDFQPREEARLYHNQTAELRELLDFAHMYLQSDDEMELEETEPPMEPEKPPSDAEFEGEGDYEESIYADWWQEPDAKGDEAEAEPEPELP
- the P3H4 gene encoding endoplasmic reticulum protein SC65 isoform X3, producing the protein MARAAWGLLWLLLGSAGAQYEKYSFRGFPPEDLMPLAAAYGHALEQYEGESWRESARYLEAALRLHRLLRDSEAFCHANCSGPAPPAAAPPGPAPLGPDGGEEWARELRLFGHVLERAACLRRCKRSLPAFQVPYPPRQLLRDFQSRLPYQYLHYAQFKANRLEKAVAAAYTFLQRNPKHELTAKYLSYYRGLLDAADEPLTDLEAQPYEAVFLRAVKLYNSGDFRGSTEDMERALAEYLAVFARCLAGCEGAHEQVDFKDFYPAIADLFAESLQCKVDCEANLTPNVGGYFVEKFVATMYHYLQFAYYKLNDVRQAARSAASYMLFDPEDNVMQQNLVYYRFHRARWGLEEEDFQPREEARLYHNQTAELRELLDFAHMYLQSDDESQNLNYHEKRPPCTPQELGKHGSNKNYLLNM